AGAAAAGGACATACGACGTTGCAGTTGTGCAGACAAAAATAACTAATCCATAGATTCTAACCACTCATGAACTGCATAACACAGCATAACACCGCACAACATCGCACTGGTTCAGCCTCCTTGCCCCCTCAAAGCACGCTAGTCATCTCCCCATCTCCATGCAGGGACATCTCCCGGAGCAAAAGCTAGGGATAGCAGCAGCGTCAAAGTCTCTTGTTGGAGGAAAACACACCGAACGACACAGGCACAAGGGTAACATTATTCGATGGTCGGCACAATTGTGGCTAAATCTCCACTTCGACCAACAGTCAATGCAATGCACCGTCGTTACTCCCAGCCAACGCTGGTCAACAACCCTGCCGAAATCGTGGAAATCAATGGATTTGCACTGAATCGTGAATCCTGTTGACCGCCACGACTTCAAAGACATTTATCATGTGTTACTGAGCATCGGTCTGAATATGTCGGTGAAATGAGCTTCAGTAACAACAGATAAGTAGGCAAAAACAGAACATGTCCAAGCTTAAGCCACTAATAATACGAAAACCACCAAACGGCAACATGCATCCAGCCCTTTGTCTACCCCCCTCAACACTCTATCTCCGGCCTACGTACGGATAGTAAGGACTTGAACAAAATCTGAGCAGCCCCTGTCAGCTAGCCCGTACCATGTACAGTTCATACTTGCTATGGGGCGCATTGGCCTCGCCTGGGGGTGGGACGGCAGAGCTTCCTTACCCATGCCCATACGGCACGATGCTAAACAAGACCCTGTTGCTAATATCCCCCGTACTCGCCTGTGTGATTAAAAACGCCTCGAACTCCTCAGTTTATATATCTGCTCTTGGTCTCCCTGTGCCAGGACCCGTCTTTTCTCCTTAACCTACTCTGGATTCTCCAATTCTTCCTACTCCATCCTCAAACGTCAACCTCACGTAACTGCCATCATGAAATTCCTCTGGTCCCTCGCCCTCTTCGCTGCTGCGGCTTCTGCTCAGTCTTCCACTGACTCTGGCGCTGCTCCCTCTGCCTCGAGCGAGTGCGAGGCTGAGTACATAGTCAAGAGATGTCTCGAGACCGAGAACGCAAAGGTCCAGGACTGCAAGTCTAACGACTGGGACTGTCTCTGTGCTTCATATGAGGCTGTTGCTACGTAAGTGAAGCATGCCTGTACCTTGTGAACTGAACTTTTCATCTAACATCTACCTCCAGCTGCTTCAACAACTGCCCAGACGACCCTCGCGCCAGCTCCGCCCAGAGCCAGGTCCAGGTCAACTGCCAGCAGGCTTCTCTCTATGGCACTGCGACCAAGGCCACCAAGACCAGCTCTTCCACAGCGACAGCTGACGCATCCGATGCTACCGCCACTGGTTCCGGTGCTCCTGATGCAACCAGCTCTGCTACTGAGTCTGCCGCCAGCGCCGAGAACACCAACAATGCTGCCGACAAGGCACGCAACACTGCTGGTGTCCTTCTAGCCGTCGCCGGTGTAGTCGCTGCTATTCTGTAATTGCATTGGAAATGGTTTATGAGTAACATGGAGGAGTTAAATTTGGTCTGAGCTTACGGCCGAAAAGCGTGCCATCAATGAACTATCTAAGTAATAACCTAATTCATTAATATACACTCGGCTAGGTAAATGACCTCAGCCAGTTGATGATCTGAACTACATGTACGGATACTCCATGTGCTTTCCTGAAAATCATTCCAAGATCTGCACTACTGTTGTACGTTTCGCCTCTAACCCTAATTAGAGATAACATTGCTTAATCCGATTGGGTGGGCCATCAAGTATTCGCAGGGATGTACTCTAGTTTAGTAGCATGTCCAAACCTTATGTTAGCTGAGAAAAGCCATCAGGGGTAGAGACGACCATTTCTTGGCTGAACAACCAATTTGTGAGTCTTCGTAATCGTCAGGAAAGAATTGCTACGTCTGCTTTTGGTCTTATTCATCGTGCTTTTACACTGCCAGCTTGTTACCACTGAGAAATCATGATACAAACAGGCGGAACTGCTTGAAACTAAACTCTTGATATAACTATTCCGATCGTACAACATGTCCCTTCTTGTCTAGGGATAATCGCTCAACATACTAATAACGAAAAAAAAACAGAGGTGCAACAACCAAACTGCATTCCAATAAGAAGTCCCGTTCCGTAGCGCCTCAGTGAATATACATAATTCTCTAATTCAAACAAGACCGCATGTTTCCCGTACTGTAATCTCACAAAGCGCCCCCAATAGCCCCAATTTTCGTTTGTGACAGACTGAAACCAAGCAGTTGTCGTTTCTCAATCGTGACCTGTTCCCAGTGGTTGTTCGTAACATATTGACTAAAAAAATATATGGTTGAAAATCGGTGGTTCAAGAAGAAAGGCGAATCCAATGGTTTGTGACTGTATAGCGTTGGCAATAATGGATGGAAAGATCGGCACACAATGTGTAGATGCTATGTTCCAGTAGTTCAGAGTTTACGCGACCTTCGTTCCCTGGCATTACTCTTGACCGGCGTCATCAGAGTAACATGCTTGGGGTCGTCCTTACGAAGCCTTACGGCGCCTGATGCGCCGCTGGATCCCCGACGCAGTGAGCGCGAATCCTGGTCGTCATCCAACGTGATCTCTTCTACGTCCGACACTGACTCGGTTTCGAGATGATCACTTGTGCCAGAAACAGAGGAGCCATCATCTGTATCATCGTACTCTCCATCATCACTAACAAGGGAAGGCGCATTGTTGCTGACCATGGTATTGGGGCTCATGTCAACATCTTCCATGTCCAAATCTTCGTCTGAAAGTACAGGATTCGCATTACGCGATCCGCAGTTTGCAGACGTCTTGAACGCGATTGGGGGGGCACGACCTTTGCTACTGGCTGAATGGACTGATGCGGCCATGACAGTTGGAGAATGAGTAGCCTTTGCGGGCACGCGCATAACGACTGGTTTTCGCACAGCAGGCGGGTCTCCTAgttccatctcctcaactgATGTCTCAGCAGGCTCCGATTCTTCACCGGAAGTCATATCGTCCAATGCAATCTTTGTCTTTGCATCTGCAACCAGTTCACGTAAGTTGCCGTCGAACTTCCGACTTTGCAGTAGATGTGAGAGAAAGGGCACATCCGAAGCTCCTGCGACAGAGCCAGTCATTTGCACTTCACGCCCACGAGGTTTGCCATGAAGCGAAGGGATATGAGTGACGCCAGGCAGCTTGCCTTGATGATAAAGCCTAAGCGAATCGGCAATTCTTGATCTGAGAGCAATGTATGCCTGCTGTTCAGTCATATCAGGTTGGGCGAAAGGATGCACAGAAGTGGAAGTCAGAGTTGGCATGGTCGGTGTAGGCGCCTTTTCCTCTCCAACAACCCCCCCTTCTGTTACTTCAATTGGATGTCCGCTCTGAACGGCTGCTTCCTCGTGGCTCTTGAAGTCCCTCTTATGAGCAATGCGGCAGTGATTGATAAATCCCTGAGTACTTGAAAAGTTCTCCCGGTTGCAATCAAGACATACCAACTTTACCGTCTTCCCATCGGCGCGCTTCAAGATACATGGGCCAGCCTTGTCTTTTGGTTGAGGATAGCCACTTGACAAAGATTGTAACTTCTGACTCCCAGCTCCACGGCCTGAACGGGCCTTGAGCGAAGTTCCAGATTCGGTGAAGCTATTTCTTGTCGTCCGCCCTTCAGCAAACGAAGCTCTCGCGCGTGAGGCTTCTGGAGTAAAATGCCACTCGGGCTGTATGCCATCAAACGAAGGATCAGGAATAAGCCACTTGGCATAGTGTCTGGCATATGGGCCATCAACGACACCAAACGGGGGTGCCCACCTTGGTACAGCTTCCCCCGGACGTGACTGAATAGCTGGTCCCTTTCCGGCACTGACATTCAGCATCTGTTCAGGAGTTGGGCAATTCACAGGGTAAGGGATGAGATGACAACGTCGGAGCTGCTCCAGAGCAACCTGACATTTCGCGAGTTCCTGGTTAATGAGCCGAAGTTCATCATGCTTTAGCAAAATTTCAAGACCAAACTGATGGCGAATCTCATCCCGGGCATCGTCCAAACTAGAGGCCGTAGGACTTTCTTGTGGTTTTGGGCCGGATGCTGAGAAACTGTCGCCTATTATATCTAGGTCTATCTTGGCGCGCTTTATAGGCACGTTCATATCGGACGTTTTATCAGAGCCATATACGCTTGGCCGTCTCCGTTTAGGAGGCTGCGCCTCGGGCGACCCTGATACTTTCGTTTCTGGTAACAGGGGTGACTGAAATGGCTTCAGCAGGTCTGCGATTGGTGGTGTTGCCGGCAGCGTCTTGTCGCTTCCCCGTGATTCAGATGTCCAGAATCGAAACATGAGGATACCTCGACAAGAAGTCAAGGAGGAGACCAAAAAGTCACGACGGAAGGGCCGTAGCGAGCTTTTGTATCAATGCGACAGGCAGCAGCTGTGTATGGGTTTGAAGACGGGTGAAAATTATGGGAGCGGGTGCCAAGTTTGCGAGAGATGTGGCGCAGGTGAGGCTGACGTAACTGGAAAGTAGGTTTGCGGATCGGACAATCGGAGTCGGGCGCAAAGGGGTTTGATGATGTGGCCCCTCAGAACAGGCCAGAACCAGAGAGGAGTTTGGGTCAACCAGCGACAGTAAGGACAAATACTCAGAGCGACAATGTGCcggaagagagagaagaaagaagtgATCGAGCGCTAGCGAAAGCCTCGACTTTGTGGCCTCTGAGAGACAGCAAACAAAGAAGTGTTTTCTTTGAGAGGGAGAGTGTGTTGTGAATGAAGAGGGAGggagacgagacgagacgggAGAGCGTGTAAGAGGGAAGATTAGGTGGGTTGTGGTAGTGAAGCAGCAAAGAGAAAGGTGGGAAAATGGGGGTGCAGGCGCAAATGAATGTGCGAAGAGGAAAATCGATAACACATGGGAGGGAAGGTGCGTCGAGGGGGAAGTGGAAGTACAGTGTAGGTGCAAGTGGAAttgatgctgctgttgcggGAGTCTGACACGACGTCGAGGGAAATGGGGATAAAGTCAAActggaagaaggagaaagtGGGTGGCACTTGCAGTGTGCGTGATGAGAGCACCTCAGAGTTCAGTCCTTCACAGTCAGTACCCGAGAGTGACGCTTGGGTCTCGGTCTCTTGTTTTGGTGCTGCTTGTGTACTGGGTTTCCTCCCTGATTGAATGAGCGATCGGCCAGAGACTTGATTTGATTGAACGGCCGACTGAGTGCCCACAAAAAGCAGACCTGAGGCGAAGCTGTCGAGCAGGCTAAAACAAGCCTAGAAGTCAAGGGAGTCAAGTGCTGGCAGGCTGTTGGTGGGTACGCAGGGGCGAAATTGGGGTTTTCTGGGTCCCTTTGGGGAGTGGACCATCAGCCAAGCATGGAAGGAGCCAGGGGATTGTGATTGCGGTACGACGACGGCCAGAAACTCAGAACCATCCACTAATAAATGCAAGCTGGATCACTTGGCCCTGACAGCATAATGGAAACATCGAATCTTGAACGCTGACTTATCTAGTACCTTGTGATCCCTACCAAGACTGGCAGATAGATTGTCATAAAGCAATTAAAGAAAAATGTGGTTTTGTGGCGGTCAAGTTGGTTGTTTGTTGCTTCAGATGAGTTTCGCCGTTTGTCTCCTGCTATGATCCCAGTCACTTCCCGGCTTGTTGGCAGTGATAACAAACAAGTGCCCAATTAACTCAGGACTGGACAGGAAGAGATCCGTCAGATCCAGTCGATGGCCTAGTCCGAGCTAGTGCAGACTGCTGCACATGTAGAGACAATGCTTCAACATATGCAGTTTCAAATACTTATGCGCTTCTCAAGTAGCAACTCCTAATCGTGATTCGACGAACAGCCCGGAAAGACCTGAAGAGCCTGGGACTGCCTGGGAATGCGCTTCAAGGCACCTGTTCAGGTACAAAACACTACCGTATATACTTCTACTCAGAGGATTTGGCTGCAATCCCAACAACTTGGAGTAAAGCATGTTCCAAACCTAAATCCATCTTATCTCGCGCTTGGCAGCTACACTAGCTACTAGGCAGGTTGCCTGAAAACTGCCTCGCTTGATGAGATCTGACAGGACTGTCTTGCTCATTAGTTCTCTTGGGGCCTTGGAATGTTTCTTCGCCTGTCTGTCTCACCCATCACATGCTACTGGTTTTGAATCTGGGCAATCAGTCCTACACTTGACTTCGGGACGAGTCTTGGACGTCTGACAATGCAACCATCAATGAGACACATTTGGTTAGAACGAAACAGGATGGTGTGTAGGTTGTGGGTCTATCTCTCTGTAAGTTGCTGCAGCCACTTCCAAGCAGCTCGCTTATTTTCCACTTGGCTTGGAAGCCAAGCTGTAATTGTTTAGACTGTGCTAGTGTCCTGTGTCTGTACCTTAACATGAGTGGCTTTCTCTTAGAAGCCTCACTCTGGTTGGTTATTGCGTCCAAATCTGGTGCAGGCTCCTGCATCTCTCAGGTTAAAGTATCAACAGAAACTGCAACATTTGAGTTACTATCATCCGGTGAGCGTTGCGGGAGAACCTCGTCCATGCTATGCAAGGCTGTAAATTGAAAGCTAGGTGATGGGGGATTTTGAAGCACGATGAGGTGATTCTTTTGGGTTCCTCAGGAGCTACCCTCAGCCCCACTAGGTGACTCTGGTCCAAATCGTCATCCATGACATCTTCAAATGGGAGTGCTGCTCGTAAAATGGTCACTCATCTGCTCATCTCTGCTAGAGGGTAATGGAGGGAATTCTGATATGAATAAATTGGCGAAAGAGATTTAGTAAGGTTAACATTATCTCGCCTGAGCTGCCGAAGAGTCAGACTTAGATAAGCCGAGCTGTGCTTATGCGTTCAAGATCTCAACACGACTTTGGAGTTGTGGCGCAAGCCCTGCCAGCCACTTTTTACCATGTTCCAATCTCAAATCTAGCAATCATCCACAATGAGTTGCCTTAGTGAGCTGTCTCTCATTGCATACAGCCACGTGCTTCTGAGGTTTGGTCCCAAAGGGACAGCCTACTGAGTTGAGGAAATCACCTTACAAAAGAAATGTAAGGGGGGAAAAAAGGGAAGCTCATGGTGCCTTACCAATAACTGGAACTCTTTGAAGGTGCTTACGTAgactacctacctaccttaggtagTGCATTCTGGCAAACTGTCCTGTGAAAGATTCTTCGAATGTATTAGGTGTTAAGCAAGGTACAAAGTGCCAAGCATTTGATCCAATGAATAAACGCCTCTGTACTCCAAATCTACACCAAGTACGGACTTGCATGTGCCCCGCAAAGCTCAAGTCCCGGACTGCAACTTTTCTATCCGCTAGAGCCACCTCGTTCTTTTAACATTTTCACTCACAAAGATGCCCACTGCAACATCCAACCATGCCTCTGGCAAAAGGAAGCCAGATACGAATGTCTCCAAAGATGCCCATTTGCCGAAGCGACCCCGAAACAACGATCCTAAGACTCCAATACCAGCTCTGCTAGCTCCCCACGAAACCATCATCGCCGAGCTCAACTCCAAATATGACATCCTGCCTGCTTCAGTTATCTCGTCGACGCAAATCAAGAAGCGCATCATGCAGGTCGCAAATCATATAATAACCCAAGGCGACCGCCCTCGAGTAGCACTGCTGTATGCGCGAACCGCCGATGTCTGCAAGCTCATCACAGTGGTGGAAAAATGCAAGCGGATTGTCATTGAAGAAGGGAGAGCATATTATCAGTACAACCAGCTATTTGACCAACCAGAAAAGTCTAAAAGCAAGGATATTGTTGAAGAGACAATCCTTGAAAAGAACATCCAAGAAGACAATGATTCCGACAACGACGATTTCGAGGTTATGCACAGCCGATTTGAAGGCGCAGTGTTACCTCAGCCCTCTCCACGATCTGTGAAGTCAATGAGGATTTTCCTTTCGACTGTGCCCATACAGGAATTGAAAATAAAGAAGGGTGTTACGGTCCAGTCTGGTACAGCCAAGCAGGCTTGATACAATCCCCATAATTCTACTCTGTTCAGGCTGTTTTGTCTACCTTTATGTTTAAAAATACTTCAATGAACCACTCCAGGGATGGTTTATGGTTGAGCAAGCCATATAGCAAATCACAAGATACCCAGCGCAAGTAAATATAACATTCTGCTTTTATTTGTGCCGCTATAATCGTGCAATACTGTGTAAAGAAAATTTGTGATGTCCCGGCTCTAACGCCAATGGCCCAATACACCCTAAGACTCCATTCCCCGCAGAGCCATTCCCGCCTCTTCCCATATCAGCGGCCATTATATTCCGTTAGTTGACTGCAACCGCTGTAGTGATGTCCAGTGAGTCTCTAGTTGCCATTGTTCTTGGACTTGTCGGTGATTCGGAGGACAAAGTTGACAATGACGGCCAGTAGAAGAATGATGGCCAGAACGGTGGGACCAAAACGGTCATCAAAGCCAGCCTGGCCCTTCATTCTTATAGACTTGGCTCGCCAATGGTACGTCACCAATGCGTATATCATGGTCAACATAGCGACGCCAGTGAAGAGGAATGCAGAGATGAAGGCGACTCTATCACCGAAGTTAAGCATGCCGATGGCGAGGGCGCCGAGGATGACGGTGAAGTTGAGCCATGACAGGAAAGTTCGTTCGTTCGCGAAGAAGACCTTGGGTTCGACGCGGGTTGGCAAAGCAATGCGCTTACCTAGAAGACATGTTAGATAGAGCAAGATAACCAAATGTCAATTGCGAGATTCAATGGGTACTTGGGGCGGACGTACCGGGAGTGGTCTGAAGGAGAGGTTGGGAAGACATGTCGGAATTGCTCGAAATTGGCGAGGTTTTATTGTTGACAGCTCCAGTAGCGAGTGTTGTGAACCCGTTAGCGAaggaaggaggaggagcgcTGCCAAGTAAAAGTAAAACTGGTCGTTCTTGAGAGGGGATGAGATGATGCTCAATCGGTAATCCTAGTGCGAGCGATTGGCGAATGACTTCACTTGACCAAAATATGTTTGTGATAAAGAAAAGGCCCAAGTCGTCTGTTTATGTACGACATGGACTGGACTGCCGAAACGAGGACGAGACGCTCGCCCCACTTCTCGGTGTGTGTTCCTGTAAGTAGCAAGCTTGGATCCTGCTTCGAAGAGCACGTGGCTCATTGGTTGGACACAATAGCAGCACGCGACCGCCCTATCAACTGCAGAAAACTTAGCATTCAGAAGCAGGTACGGATACAGGTGCCGCCGGATCTCTCTTGAATTCCTTCCTGATTACATGGAATCACCAACCTGTACACCGATGATAGATCACATGTTCTTTACAGCTTTTGATAAATCTCTTAATCTCGTAGACCTCACTTGGAATGACGAGTCATTTCGAAGGCAACGGTGATTTTGTTATTCTTAGCAATGCTTACTGGTACCATTGAGACACACCGGATCAGTGCGCAACTTCATATCCAAAAGGAGATACTGGAGATCAGGTTGTGTCGCATTGGGTGTCTTTAAAGGGTTAGAGTGAATAAtatgagcagcagcaaatgaATGT
This DNA window, taken from Fusarium oxysporum f. sp. lycopersici 4287 chromosome 7, whole genome shotgun sequence, encodes the following:
- a CDS encoding ADA HAT complex component 1, translated to MFRFWTSESRGSDKTLPATPPIADLLKPFQSPLLPETKVSGSPEAQPPKRRRPSVYGSDKTSDMNVPIKRAKIDLDIIGDSFSASGPKPQESPTASSLDDARDEIRHQFGLEILLKHDELRLINQELAKCQVALEQLRRCHLIPYPVNCPTPEQMLNVSAGKGPAIQSRPGEAVPRWAPPFGVVDGPYARHYAKWLIPDPSFDGIQPEWHFTPEASRARASFAEGRTTRNSFTESGTSLKARSGRGAGSQKLQSLSSGYPQPKDKAGPCILKRADGKTVKLVCLDCNRENFSSTQGFINHCRIAHKRDFKSHEEAAVQSGHPIEVTEGGVVGEEKAPTPTMPTLTSTSVHPFAQPDMTEQQAYIALRSRIADSLRLYHQGKLPGVTHIPSLHGKPRGREVQMTGSVAGASDVPFLSHLLQSRKFDGNLRELVADAKTKIALDDMTSGEESEPAETSVEEMELGDPPAVRKPVVMRVPAKATHSPTVMAASVHSASSKGRAPPIAFKTSANCGSRNANPVLSDEDLDMEDVDMSPNTMVSNNAPSLVSDDGEYDDTDDGSSVSGTSDHLETESVSDVEEITLDDDQDSRSLRRGSSGASGAVRLRKDDPKHVTLMTPVKSNARERRSRKL
- a CDS encoding vacuolar transporter chaperone 1, with product MSSQPLLQTTPGKRIALPTRVEPKVFFANERTFLSWLNFTVILGALAIGMLNFGDRVAFISAFLFTGVAMLTMIYALVTYHWRAKSIRMKGQAGFDDRFGPTVLAIILLLAVIVNFVLRITDKSKNNGN